In the genome of Pseudomonas sp. LBUM920, one region contains:
- a CDS encoding PAS domain-containing hybrid sensor histidine kinase/response regulator, which produces MTLSSGLIAAVALAYMAIMFAIAFYGDRRHAPLPPKVRAWVYSLSLAVYCTSWTFFGAVGQAAEQLWAFLPIYLGPVLLLVLAPWVLQKMILISKQENITSIADFIAARYGKSQSLAVVVALICLVGVLPYIALQLKGIVLGVNLLIGSGPDTTGTRAQDTALIVSLVLALFTIVFGTRNLDATEHHRGMVLAIAFESLVKLFAFLAVGAFVTYGLYDGFGDLFSQAMLAPRLEEYWKETINWPSMVVQTGVAMMAIICLPRQFHVTVVENIDPQDLRLAKWVFPAYLILAALFVIPIALGGKMLLPGSVLPDSYVISLPMAEAHPALAVLAFIGGASAATGMVIVASIALSTMVSNDMLLPWLLRRSSAERPFEVFRHWMLSVRRVSIVIILLLAYVSYRLLGSTASLATIGQIAFAAVTQLAPAMLGALYWKQANRRGVFAGLAAGTFLWFYTLVLPVTAKSLGWSLSLFPGLTWMHSHPFGFSVTSLTLGTVFSLAGNFTLFVWVSMLSRTRVSEHWQAGRFIGQEISQRASARSMLSVQISDLLSLAARFVGEERAQQSFIRFAYRQGKGFNPNQNADNDWIAHTERLLAGVLGASSTRAVVKAAIEGREMQLEDVVRIADEASEVLQFNRALLQGAIENITQGISVVDQSLKLVAWNRRYLELFNYPDGLISVGRPIADIIRYNAERGLCGPGEAEVHVARRLHWMRQGRAHTSERLFPNGRVIELIGNPMPGGGFVMSFTDITAFREAEQALTEANEGLEQRVTERTHELSQLNVALTDAKGVAESASQSKTRFLAAVSHDLMQPLNAARLFSAALSHQNDGLSAEARQLVQHLDSSLRSAEDLISDLLDISRLENGKINPQRQPFVLNELFDTLGAEFKALAHEQGLRFRLRGSGLRVDSDIKLLRRILQNFLTNAFRYADGPVLLGVRRRKGELCLEVWDRGPGIPLDKQQVIFEEFKRLDSHQTRAEKGLGLGLAIADGLCRVLGHRLSVRSWPGKGSVFSVRVPLARNQSSPKVKTTQDNGLPLSGAQVLCVDNEESILIGMRSLLTRWGCEVWTATDQAQCALLLAEGVRPQLALVDYHLDHGETGTELMGWLRAQLAEPIPGVVISADGRPEMVAEVHAAGLDYLAKPVKPAALRALISRHLPL; this is translated from the coding sequence ATGACGCTGTCCAGCGGGCTGATCGCCGCCGTTGCCCTGGCCTATATGGCCATTATGTTTGCCATCGCCTTTTACGGTGACCGTCGCCATGCGCCGTTGCCGCCGAAAGTACGCGCCTGGGTGTACAGCCTGTCGCTGGCCGTCTACTGCACCAGTTGGACCTTCTTCGGTGCGGTAGGCCAGGCCGCCGAACAGCTGTGGGCATTTTTACCGATCTATCTAGGACCGGTACTGCTGCTTGTGTTGGCACCCTGGGTGCTGCAGAAGATGATTCTGATCAGCAAGCAGGAAAACATCACCTCCATCGCCGACTTTATCGCCGCGCGCTACGGCAAATCCCAGTCGCTGGCGGTGGTAGTGGCGCTGATCTGCCTGGTCGGCGTGTTGCCCTACATCGCCCTGCAGCTCAAAGGTATCGTGCTGGGCGTGAACCTGTTGATCGGCTCCGGCCCCGACACCACTGGCACGCGCGCCCAGGACACGGCCCTTATCGTGTCGCTGGTGCTGGCGCTGTTCACCATCGTGTTTGGTACGCGCAACCTTGACGCCACCGAGCACCACCGTGGCATGGTGCTGGCGATTGCCTTTGAATCCTTGGTCAAGCTGTTCGCCTTTCTCGCTGTCGGCGCGTTTGTGACCTACGGCTTGTATGACGGTTTCGGCGACCTGTTCAGCCAAGCGATGCTGGCCCCGCGCCTTGAGGAATACTGGAAAGAAACCATCAACTGGCCGTCGATGGTGGTGCAAACCGGCGTGGCGATGATGGCGATTATTTGCCTGCCCCGGCAGTTTCACGTCACCGTCGTGGAAAACATCGACCCGCAGGATTTACGCCTGGCCAAGTGGGTGTTCCCGGCCTACCTGATCCTCGCCGCGCTGTTCGTCATCCCCATCGCGCTTGGAGGCAAAATGCTGCTGCCCGGCTCGGTATTGCCGGACTCCTACGTGATCAGCCTGCCCATGGCCGAGGCGCACCCGGCCCTTGCCGTGCTGGCGTTTATTGGCGGCGCGTCGGCGGCGACCGGCATGGTGATCGTGGCCAGCATCGCCCTGTCGACCATGGTGTCCAACGACATGTTGCTGCCATGGCTGCTGCGACGCTCCAGTGCCGAGCGGCCGTTCGAAGTGTTCCGCCACTGGATGCTCTCGGTGCGCCGGGTCAGCATTGTGATCATCCTGCTGCTGGCCTACGTGAGTTACCGGCTGCTCGGCTCCACCGCGAGCCTGGCGACCATCGGCCAGATCGCCTTCGCGGCCGTCACCCAGCTGGCCCCGGCGATGCTGGGCGCGCTGTACTGGAAGCAGGCGAACCGGCGCGGCGTGTTCGCTGGGTTGGCGGCGGGCACGTTTTTGTGGTTCTACACGTTGGTCCTACCGGTCACGGCGAAAAGTCTGGGCTGGTCGCTGAGCCTTTTCCCCGGGCTGACGTGGATGCATTCACACCCGTTTGGCTTCTCCGTGACCTCGCTGACCTTGGGCACCGTGTTCTCGCTGGCGGGTAACTTCACGCTGTTTGTGTGGGTCTCGATGCTGTCGCGCACACGGGTCTCGGAGCATTGGCAGGCTGGACGCTTTATCGGCCAGGAAATCAGCCAACGCGCCAGCGCGCGCTCGATGTTGTCGGTGCAGATCAGCGACCTGCTCAGCCTGGCGGCGCGCTTTGTCGGTGAAGAACGTGCCCAGCAGAGTTTTATCCGCTTCGCCTATCGCCAGGGCAAAGGCTTCAACCCCAACCAGAATGCCGACAACGATTGGATTGCCCATACCGAACGCCTGCTGGCGGGCGTGCTCGGCGCCTCTTCGACACGCGCTGTAGTAAAAGCCGCAATTGAAGGGAGGGAAATGCAACTGGAGGACGTCGTACGCATCGCCGACGAAGCCTCCGAAGTGCTGCAGTTCAACCGCGCGCTGCTGCAAGGCGCCATCGAAAACATCACCCAGGGCATCAGCGTGGTCGACCAGTCGCTGAAGCTGGTGGCCTGGAACCGGCGCTATCTGGAGCTGTTCAACTACCCCGACGGTTTGATCAGTGTGGGCCGACCGATTGCCGACATCATTCGCTACAACGCCGAGCGCGGCCTGTGCGGGCCAGGGGAAGCCGAAGTGCACGTCGCGCGGCGCCTGCACTGGATGCGCCAGGGCCGTGCGCATACGTCCGAGCGCTTGTTTCCGAATGGGCGCGTGATCGAGCTGATCGGCAACCCAATGCCCGGCGGCGGGTTCGTCATGAGCTTTACCGACATCACCGCGTTCCGTGAAGCCGAACAAGCCCTGACCGAGGCCAACGAGGGCCTGGAACAACGGGTGACCGAACGCACCCACGAACTGTCGCAACTGAATGTGGCGCTCACCGACGCCAAAGGCGTGGCCGAATCCGCCAGCCAATCGAAGACGCGCTTTCTGGCGGCAGTGAGCCACGACCTGATGCAACCGTTGAACGCGGCACGATTGTTCTCCGCCGCCCTCTCCCACCAGAACGACGGCCTGTCTGCAGAAGCCCGCCAGTTGGTGCAGCACCTGGACAGCTCGCTGCGCTCCGCCGAAGACCTGATCAGCGACCTGCTGGATATCTCGCGCCTGGAAAACGGCAAGATCAATCCACAGCGACAGCCCTTCGTCCTTAACGAGTTGTTCGACACCCTGGGAGCAGAATTCAAGGCACTGGCCCACGAGCAAGGCCTGCGTTTTCGCCTGCGCGGCAGCGGTCTGCGGGTGGACAGTGACATCAAGTTACTGCGGCGGATCCTGCAGAACTTTCTTACTAACGCATTCCGCTATGCCGACGGCCCGGTGCTACTTGGCGTACGCCGACGCAAGGGCGAACTGTGCCTGGAAGTGTGGGATCGCGGCCCTGGCATCCCGCTGGATAAACAACAGGTGATCTTCGAAGAGTTCAAGCGCCTGGACAGCCACCAGACCCGCGCTGAAAAAGGCCTGGGCCTGGGACTGGCAATCGCCGACGGCCTGTGCCGAGTGCTCGGCCATCGTTTGAGCGTGCGTTCGTGGCCGGGCAAAGGCAGCGTGTTCAGCGTGCGTGTGCCGTTGGCGCGTAACCAGAGCAGCCCCAAGGTGAAGACTACGCAGGATAACGGGCTGCCGTTGAGCGGTGCCCAGGTGCTGTGTGTGGACAATGAAGAAAGCATCCTGATCGGCATGCGCAGCCTGCTCACGCGCTGGGGTTGCGAGGTGTGGACCGCTACCGACCAGGCACAATGTGCACTCTTGCTGGCCGAGGGCGTGCGCCCGCAACTGGCGCTGGTGGACTACCACCTGGACCACGGCGAGACAGGCACCGAGTTGATGGGCTGGCTGCGCGCGCAACTGGCGGAGCCGATTCCCGGGGTGGTGATCAGCGCCGATGGGCGCCCGGAAATGGTGGCCGAGGTGCATGCCGCAGGGCTGGATTATTTGGCCAAGCCGGTGAAGCCTGCGGCGTTGCGGGCATTGATCAGTCGGCATTTGCCATTGTAG
- a CDS encoding YecA family protein, with amino-acid sequence MSFAEQLTRLQAFLDADELHDEALDYVAAHGYLTALSISSDIVPDREWIDALFAEEPHYADAAQREEIESTLLALKAHIGRQLASDEEFELPCELDLGEDPDDSDLRGWCIGFMEGVFLREAAWFETAEEEVSEMLLPIMVGSGLFDDQPEFSDIASDANLMDDMIVQIPEALTALYLLCNAPDEKPAILKPRHH; translated from the coding sequence ATGTCCTTCGCTGAGCAACTAACCCGCCTGCAAGCCTTCCTCGACGCCGATGAGCTGCATGACGAGGCGCTGGACTACGTGGCCGCCCACGGCTACCTGACCGCCCTGTCGATCTCTTCCGACATCGTGCCGGACCGTGAGTGGATCGACGCCTTGTTCGCTGAAGAGCCGCATTACGCCGATGCCGCCCAACGCGAAGAAATCGAATCCACCCTGCTGGCCCTCAAGGCCCACATCGGTCGCCAACTGGCTTCCGATGAGGAATTCGAGCTGCCTTGCGAGCTGGACCTCGGCGAAGACCCGGATGACTCCGACCTGCGCGGCTGGTGCATCGGTTTCATGGAAGGCGTGTTCCTGCGCGAAGCCGCCTGGTTCGAAACCGCCGAGGAAGAAGTCAGCGAAATGCTGCTGCCGATCATGGTCGGTTCGGGTCTGTTCGACGACCAGCCGGAATTCTCCGACATCGCTTCCGACGCCAACCTGATGGACGACATGATCGTACAGATCCCGGAAGCCCTGACCGCCCTGTACCTGTTGTGCAACGCCCCTGACGAAAAACCGGCGATCCTCAAGCCCCGTCACCACTGA
- a CDS encoding patatin-like phospholipase family protein — MRRLLSCLFLCLLPLLADAVETPRPKIGLVLSGGAARGLAHIGVLKALEEQGIQIDAIAGTSMGAVIGGLYASGYKIDELEKLALNIDWQQALSDAPPREDVPFRRKQDDRDFLVKQKLSFRDDGSLGLPLGVIQGQNLALLLESMFAHSSNTRNFDKLPIPFRAVATDITTGEKVVFNKGHLPQVIRASMSIPAVFAPVEIDGRLLVDGGMTDNIPLDVAREMGVDIAIVVDIGTPLRSRKQLATVVDVLNQSITLMTRRNSEEQLKALHPKDVLIQPPLAAYGVTDFGRAKDMIDAGYRATRALDIRLAHLRPAEPVDPQLIAARTPGERTPVITAIKVENDSKVSDDVIRYYIRQNLGEPLNLGRLQTDMGTLYGLDYFEQVQYRVVKKGQDNTLVISARGKRSGTDYLRLGLNLSDDMRGDSAFNLGASYRMNGINRLGAEWLTRVQIGDRQELYSEFYQPLDVGSRYFVAPYISAQAQNVELILDNDPISEYRLERYGFGLNVGRQIGNSGEIRFGVGEAWGKADVRIGDRDLPSVSFSEGFYELKYSFDSLDNVYFPHTGEDIGLAFREFEPGLGSDQRYRQWEFKLDKAMSRGPDTLILGGRYGRTLDKSDVVVSSFLLGGARQLSGFREDAISGQNIALMRAVYYRRLTPRSYLPLDFPLYLGASVERGRAWNNDNQFDSGYINAASIFLGFDTPLGPLNFSYGFNDDNQQAVYLNLGQTF; from the coding sequence ATGCGCCGCCTGTTGTCTTGCCTGTTTCTGTGTTTGCTTCCATTGCTCGCCGACGCCGTTGAAACACCCCGCCCCAAAATCGGCCTCGTGCTGTCCGGCGGCGCCGCGCGTGGCCTGGCGCATATCGGTGTACTCAAGGCCCTGGAGGAGCAAGGGATCCAGATCGATGCGATTGCCGGCACCAGCATGGGCGCGGTGATTGGCGGGCTTTACGCCTCGGGCTACAAGATTGATGAGCTGGAAAAGCTCGCGCTGAATATCGACTGGCAACAAGCGCTGTCCGACGCACCGCCGCGCGAAGACGTGCCGTTTCGACGCAAACAGGACGACCGCGACTTTTTGGTCAAACAGAAGCTCAGTTTCCGTGACGACGGCAGCCTCGGCCTGCCACTCGGAGTGATTCAGGGTCAGAACCTGGCACTGCTGCTGGAAAGCATGTTCGCCCACAGCAGCAACACGCGTAACTTCGACAAGCTGCCGATCCCGTTCCGCGCGGTGGCCACCGACATCACCACCGGCGAAAAAGTCGTGTTCAACAAGGGCCACTTGCCCCAGGTGATCCGCGCGAGCATGTCGATCCCGGCGGTGTTCGCCCCGGTGGAAATCGACGGCCGGCTGCTGGTGGACGGCGGCATGACCGACAACATCCCGCTGGACGTGGCACGCGAGATGGGCGTCGACATTGCCATCGTGGTCGACATCGGCACCCCGCTGCGTTCGCGCAAGCAACTTGCCACTGTCGTCGATGTGCTCAACCAGTCGATCACCCTGATGACCCGGCGCAACTCTGAAGAGCAACTCAAGGCGCTGCACCCCAAGGATGTGCTGATCCAACCGCCGCTGGCGGCCTACGGCGTGACGGACTTCGGCCGCGCCAAGGACATGATCGACGCCGGCTACCGCGCCACCCGCGCGCTTGATATACGCCTGGCACACCTGCGCCCCGCTGAGCCTGTCGACCCGCAACTGATCGCGGCCCGCACGCCCGGCGAGCGCACGCCCGTGATCACCGCCATCAAGGTGGAGAACGACTCGAAGGTCAGCGATGACGTGATCCGCTATTACATCCGCCAAAACCTGGGCGAGCCGTTGAACCTGGGCCGTCTGCAAACCGACATGGGCACCCTGTACGGCCTGGACTACTTCGAGCAGGTGCAATACCGCGTGGTGAAAAAGGGCCAGGACAATACCCTGGTGATCAGTGCTCGCGGCAAACGCAGCGGCACCGACTACTTGCGCCTGGGCCTGAACCTGTCGGATGACATGCGCGGCGACAGCGCCTTCAACCTCGGCGCCAGCTACCGCATGAATGGCATCAATCGCCTCGGCGCCGAATGGCTGACGCGGGTGCAGATCGGTGATCGCCAAGAGCTGTACAGCGAGTTCTACCAGCCACTGGATGTCGGTTCACGCTACTTCGTCGCGCCCTATATCAGTGCCCAGGCGCAGAACGTTGAACTGATTCTGGACAACGATCCCATCTCCGAATACCGCCTGGAGCGTTATGGCTTTGGCTTGAACGTCGGTCGCCAGATCGGCAACAGCGGCGAAATCCGCTTCGGCGTCGGCGAAGCCTGGGGCAAGGCGGACGTGCGCATCGGCGACCGCGACCTGCCGAGCGTGAGCTTCAGCGAGGGCTTCTATGAACTGAAGTACTCGTTCGACTCGCTCGATAACGTGTACTTCCCACACACCGGCGAAGACATCGGCCTGGCGTTCCGCGAATTCGAGCCCGGGTTAGGCTCGGACCAGCGCTATCGACAATGGGAGTTCAAACTGGACAAGGCCATGAGCCGCGGCCCGGACACGCTCATACTGGGCGGCCGTTACGGGCGCACTCTGGATAAATCCGACGTGGTGGTGTCCAGCTTCCTGCTGGGCGGCGCGCGGCAATTGTCGGGCTTTCGCGAAGATGCGATCTCGGGGCAGAACATCGCTCTGATGCGCGCGGTGTACTACCGCCGCCTGACGCCGCGCTCGTACCTGCCGCTGGATTTCCCGCTGTACCTGGGGGCCTCGGTGGAACGCGGCCGGGCGTGGAACAACGACAATCAATTCGACAGCGGTTACATCAACGCTGCGAGTATTTTCCTGGGGTTCGATACCCCGCTGGGGCCGCTGAATTTCAGCTACGGGTTCAATGATGACAATCAGCAGGCGGTGTACCTGAACCTCGGCCAGACGTTCTAG
- the rmuC gene encoding DNA recombination protein RmuC — MLEERLATAQLAQEGLAAQLDASRDEISDLSQANAAKQADLAAVRREVELLQIDRDNARDAAHAWNLDRSAKETELRRLDALSSALRAELREQQESHQQRLADLQGSRDELRAQFAELAGKIFDEREQRFAETSQERLGQLLDPLKERIQSFEKRVEESYQNEARERFSLAKELERLQQLNLRLSDEATNLTRALQGQKTQGNWGELILERVLEHAGLEKGREYQTQVSLKGPDGERFQPDVLIMLPGDKQVVVDSKVSLTAYQQYVAADDDVIGQAALKQHVLSLRNHVKGLAGKDYKRLEGLHSLDFVLLFVPIEAAFSAALQAEPNLFQEAFDRHIVIVSPTTLLATLRVIDSLWKQERQSQNAREIAERAGWLYDKFVLFIQDLDEVGNRLQQLDKAYSAARNKLTDGRGNLVSRTEQLRLLGARASKSLPADLLERAMTDSDGVAHLPE; from the coding sequence CTGCTCGAAGAGCGCCTGGCCACCGCGCAACTGGCCCAGGAAGGGCTGGCCGCGCAACTCGACGCCAGCCGCGACGAGATCAGTGACTTGAGCCAGGCCAACGCCGCCAAACAAGCTGACCTGGCCGCCGTTCGCCGTGAAGTCGAGTTGCTCCAGATCGACCGCGATAACGCCCGCGACGCCGCCCACGCCTGGAACCTCGACCGCAGTGCCAAGGAAACCGAGCTGCGACGCCTCGATGCGCTGTCCTCGGCGTTGCGCGCCGAACTGCGCGAACAACAGGAAAGCCATCAACAACGCCTTGCTGACCTGCAAGGCTCGCGGGACGAGCTGCGTGCGCAGTTCGCCGAGCTTGCCGGCAAGATCTTCGATGAACGTGAGCAACGGTTTGCCGAAACCAGCCAGGAGCGCCTGGGCCAGTTGCTCGACCCGCTCAAGGAACGCATCCAGTCGTTTGAAAAGCGCGTGGAAGAAAGCTACCAGAATGAGGCGCGCGAGCGCTTCTCCCTGGCCAAGGAGCTTGAGCGCCTGCAGCAACTGAACCTGCGACTGTCAGACGAGGCCACCAACCTCACGCGCGCGCTCCAGGGCCAGAAAACCCAGGGCAACTGGGGCGAGCTGATTCTTGAGCGCGTGCTTGAACATGCCGGTCTGGAGAAGGGCCGCGAGTATCAGACCCAGGTCAGCCTCAAAGGCCCGGACGGCGAGCGCTTCCAGCCGGACGTATTGATCATGCTGCCCGGCGACAAGCAGGTGGTGGTCGACTCCAAGGTCAGCCTCACCGCCTATCAACAATACGTTGCAGCGGATGACGATGTGATCGGCCAGGCGGCGCTGAAACAGCACGTGCTGTCCTTGCGCAATCACGTAAAAGGCTTGGCCGGTAAGGATTACAAGCGCCTCGAAGGTCTGCACAGCCTGGATTTCGTGCTGTTGTTCGTGCCGATAGAAGCTGCGTTTTCCGCCGCGTTGCAGGCCGAGCCGAACCTGTTCCAGGAGGCGTTCGACCGCCATATCGTAATTGTCAGCCCCACCACCTTGTTGGCAACCCTGCGGGTGATCGACAGCCTGTGGAAGCAGGAACGCCAGAGCCAGAACGCGCGGGAAATTGCCGAGCGCGCCGGCTGGCTGTATGACAAGTTCGTACTGTTTATCCAGGACCTGGATGAAGTCGGCAACCGCCTGCAGCAGCTGGATAAGGCCTACAGCGCGGCGCGAAACAAGCTGACGGATGGCCGTGGAAATCTGGTCAGCCGAACCGAGCAGTTAAGGTTGCTGGGCGCGCGTGCGAGCAAAAGCCTGCCGGCGGACTTGCTCGAACGGGCGATGACCGACTCGGACGGCGTCGCACACTTACCGGAATAG
- a CDS encoding MarR family transcriptional regulator, giving the protein MPLTDQHRFGMQLAQMSRGWRAELDRRLAGLGLSQARWLVLLHLARFAEAPTQRELAQSVGVEGPTLARLLDSLEGQGLVQRQAVLEDRRAKRILLCDTARPLIDQIETIATALRHELFVGVDEEDLRVCMRVHGHILANLEKS; this is encoded by the coding sequence ATGCCTTTAACCGATCAACACCGCTTTGGCATGCAGTTGGCGCAAATGTCCCGAGGTTGGCGCGCCGAACTGGACCGCCGCTTGGCGGGGCTGGGTTTGTCCCAGGCGCGTTGGCTGGTGCTGTTGCACCTGGCCCGTTTTGCGGAAGCGCCCACTCAGCGCGAGCTGGCTCAAAGTGTTGGCGTCGAAGGGCCGACGCTGGCCCGCCTGCTCGACAGCCTTGAAGGTCAGGGTCTGGTGCAACGCCAGGCGGTGCTGGAAGACCGTCGTGCCAAACGCATATTGCTGTGCGACACCGCCCGCCCGTTGATTGACCAGATTGAAACCATTGCCACCGCGTTGCGCCATGAGCTGTTTGTGGGCGTGGATGAAGAGGATCTGCGCGTGTGCATGCGTGTGCATGGGCACATCCTGGCGAATCTGGAAAAGTCCTGA
- the recQ gene encoding DNA helicase RecQ, whose protein sequence is MLEQAQRVLKDIFGYDSFRGRQGAIIERVASGGDALVLMPTGGGKSLCFQVPALLRNGLAVVVSPLIALMDDQVATLEELGVAAASLNSTLSAEQQRDLAARIKRGEVKMLYLAPERLVQPRMLAFLQSLEIALFAIDEAHCVSQWGHDFRREYLQLGQLAELFPDVPRIALTATADKRTREEIVERLHLQNAERFLSSFDRPNIYYRIVPKEQPRKQLLAFLSERRSDAGIVYCLSRKKVDEVAAFLCEQGYPALPYHAGLPNETRSAHQKRFLNEEGLIMVATIAFGMGIDKSNVRFVAHMDLPKSLEAYYQETGRAGRDGLPADAWMVYGLQDVVMLKQMLQNSEGDERHKRLEQHKLDAMLSLCEETRCRRQTLLAYFDEDMPEPCGHCDNCVDGVQTWDATEPARQALSAIYRTGQRYGVGHLVDVLLGKDNEKVRSFGHEKLSVYGVGKARAEGEWRSLFRQMVARGLVDIDLEGYGGLRLNDSCRPLLKGEVSLELRRDLKPQTTAKSSTSQASQLVRGEEREQWEALRTLRRKLAQEHSVPPYVIFPDSTLLEMLREQPTTMAEMARVSGVGARKLERYGQAFLEVLGGQAEAPKEVADIRHELISLARAGMTPIQIAGQLQCSEKNVYTLLAESIGKQQLSLEQALDLPEDLLGEIQDAFLDGEGELPPVAEIAPLFTGRVPEGVLYCVRAALQSEFEI, encoded by the coding sequence ATGCTCGAGCAGGCTCAACGCGTCCTCAAGGACATCTTCGGCTACGACAGTTTTCGTGGCCGCCAGGGTGCGATCATTGAGCGCGTGGCCAGTGGCGGTGATGCCCTGGTGCTGATGCCTACCGGCGGCGGCAAGTCGTTGTGCTTCCAGGTGCCGGCGCTGTTGCGTAACGGCCTGGCCGTGGTGGTGTCGCCGCTGATCGCGTTGATGGACGACCAGGTCGCCACCCTTGAAGAGCTTGGTGTCGCCGCCGCCTCCTTGAACTCCACCCTCAGCGCCGAGCAGCAGCGCGACCTGGCCGCGCGCATCAAGCGCGGTGAAGTGAAGATGCTTTACCTGGCCCCTGAGCGTCTGGTACAGCCGCGCATGCTGGCGTTTTTGCAGAGCCTGGAAATCGCCCTGTTCGCCATCGATGAAGCCCACTGCGTATCGCAATGGGGCCACGATTTTCGTCGCGAATATTTGCAGCTGGGCCAATTGGCGGAATTGTTTCCCGACGTCCCGCGCATCGCGTTGACGGCCACTGCCGACAAACGCACCCGTGAAGAAATCGTCGAGCGCCTGCATTTGCAGAACGCCGAGCGCTTCCTGTCGAGTTTCGACCGGCCGAACATCTACTACCGCATCGTGCCCAAGGAGCAGCCGCGCAAGCAGTTGCTGGCGTTCCTGTCCGAGCGGCGCAGCGATGCGGGCATCGTTTATTGCCTGTCGCGCAAGAAGGTCGATGAAGTGGCCGCGTTCCTCTGCGAGCAAGGCTACCCGGCGCTGCCGTACCACGCGGGCCTGCCCAATGAAACGCGCTCTGCCCACCAGAAGCGCTTTCTCAACGAGGAAGGCCTGATCATGGTGGCGACCATCGCGTTCGGCATGGGTATCGACAAATCCAACGTGCGCTTTGTCGCGCACATGGACCTGCCCAAGTCCCTCGAGGCGTATTACCAGGAAACCGGTCGCGCCGGCCGTGATGGCCTGCCGGCGGATGCCTGGATGGTCTACGGCCTGCAAGACGTGGTGATGCTCAAGCAGATGCTGCAGAACTCCGAGGGCGACGAGCGTCACAAGCGACTGGAGCAGCACAAGCTCGACGCAATGCTGTCGCTGTGTGAAGAGACGCGCTGCCGCCGCCAAACGCTGCTGGCGTACTTCGACGAAGACATGCCCGAGCCGTGCGGCCACTGCGACAACTGCGTGGACGGCGTGCAGACCTGGGACGCCACCGAGCCGGCGCGCCAGGCGTTGTCAGCCATCTATCGCACCGGCCAGCGTTACGGCGTGGGCCATCTGGTGGATGTGTTGCTGGGCAAGGACAACGAAAAAGTGCGCAGCTTCGGCCACGAAAAACTCTCGGTCTATGGCGTCGGCAAAGCCCGCGCTGAAGGCGAGTGGCGCTCACTGTTCCGGCAGATGGTCGCCCGCGGCCTGGTGGACATCGACCTGGAAGGGTATGGCGGCCTGCGCCTGAACGACAGTTGCCGGCCATTGCTCAAGGGCGAAGTGAGCCTGGAGCTGCGTCGCGACCTCAAACCGCAGACCACGGCCAAGAGCAGCACCAGCCAGGCCAGCCAGTTGGTCCGTGGCGAAGAGCGCGAGCAATGGGAAGCCTTGCGCACCCTGCGACGCAAACTTGCGCAGGAACACAGCGTGCCGCCTTACGTTATTTTCCCCGACTCCACGTTGCTGGAGATGCTGCGCGAGCAGCCGACCACCATGGCCGAAATGGCCCGGGTCAGCGGCGTCGGCGCGCGCAAGCTGGAACGCTACGGGCAAGCCTTCCTCGAAGTGCTCGGCGGCCAGGCCGAGGCGCCGAAGGAAGTCGCCGATATTCGCCACGAATTGATCAGCCTGGCGCGTGCCGGCATGACCCCGATCCAGATTGCCGGCCAACTGCAATGTTCGGAAAAAAACGTCTATACCCTGCTGGCCGAATCCATCGGCAAGCAGCAGTTGTCGTTGGAGCAGGCCCTTGATTTGCCGGAAGATTTGCTCGGTGAAATCCAGGATGCATTCCTCGACGGAGAGGGCGAATTGCCACCGGTTGCGGAGATCGCGCCGCTGTTTACCGGCCGTGTGCCTGAAGGTGTTTTGTATTGCGTGCGGGCTGCTTTGCAGTCGGAATTCGAAATTTAG
- a CDS encoding YbaN family protein translates to MGNRSLLLSYALLAIGWLSVALGVIGIFLPVLPTTPFLLLAAACFARSSPRFYHWLVEHPRLGPWIKDYLDGNGIPLKGKVYALGLMWLSIGFSCYLVPLPWARGFMLTSAVLVTVYILRQKTLPPRER, encoded by the coding sequence ATGGGCAATCGCTCGCTACTCCTGAGTTACGCACTGCTGGCCATCGGCTGGTTGAGCGTGGCGCTGGGAGTGATCGGCATCTTCCTTCCAGTACTGCCGACCACGCCCTTCCTGCTACTCGCCGCCGCCTGCTTCGCTCGAAGCTCCCCGCGTTTCTACCACTGGCTGGTGGAACACCCGCGCCTGGGCCCGTGGATCAAAGACTACCTGGACGGCAATGGCATTCCGCTCAAGGGCAAGGTCTACGCACTCGGCTTGATGTGGCTGAGCATTGGTTTCTCCTGCTACCTGGTGCCGCTGCCGTGGGCACGCGGTTTTATGCTCACCAGTGCCGTGCTCGTGACTGTCTATATTCTGCGCCAGAAAACCCTGCCGCCCCGCGAACGGTAG